One window of the Shewanella maritima genome contains the following:
- a CDS encoding ATP-binding protein yields the protein MNTLQLSLSAKLLDNSCHLKELEQFMCLNGVKEGQRFKLITCTMEGLNNALMHGGDKLENIILMAHCSQDKVMIDLLNQDDYQPLPEVNDYPNPNDEGGRGLWIMLNWMDQVTYEPSVLGTHLRMCLLR from the coding sequence ATGAATACCTTACAATTAAGTCTTTCGGCAAAGCTACTAGACAATAGCTGTCATTTAAAAGAGCTTGAACAATTCATGTGCCTCAATGGCGTCAAAGAGGGGCAACGCTTTAAGTTGATCACCTGTACGATGGAAGGACTCAACAATGCATTAATGCATGGTGGAGATAAGCTAGAAAATATCATTTTGATGGCACATTGCAGCCAGGACAAAGTGATGATCGATCTTCTTAATCAAGATGATTACCAACCTCTACCTGAGGTCAATGATTACCCTAACCCTAATGATGAAGGTGGCCGCGGCCTATGGATTATGCTCAATTGGATGGATCAGGTCACCTACGAGCCCTCGGTGCTCGGCACTCATTTAAGAAT
- a CDS encoding fused response regulator/phosphatase translates to MTLDNSFHILIVEDSNSERMFIHSVINAIEFEHGDIHIQSCADGEQALSLCQQAKFDLVVSDWRMPKLTGIDLCVALKQQKQQPYVLLLTGNSQDDDLVFAMSSGADDYLSKPFAPKVLQIRVIAALRIIVSQRSLQLQQRQLQHTLNLNQTQLQSKQLELQQAAQLQQSLLPEHSFKHNNWQAHHCFMAANELAGDMMQCIAIDEQHLGFFIVDITGHGAGPAMLSFTLTQQLSPNQVDWQKTPAELMRHLNQRFVDPAEQGTFATVLIGKLNTLTGELQLSNAGHPRPMLITPHGTEEINMPSHLPIGICDSTEYRNWTGQINVQDKLMIFSDGAYEVQHQRHGMFGLQRLIKLCQAAAAEAPEQLLSQLRYYWKLWQQGEQQDDISVLLLSPLVKSASSEPKQHPHRTESNAENQALQQIPAKQITTKEQPLKKLQNAS, encoded by the coding sequence ATGACACTCGATAACTCGTTTCATATCCTGATTGTTGAAGACAGCAACAGTGAGCGCATGTTTATTCACTCGGTAATCAACGCCATCGAGTTTGAACATGGTGATATTCATATTCAAAGCTGTGCAGACGGCGAACAAGCTCTATCACTTTGTCAGCAAGCTAAGTTTGATCTGGTCGTAAGCGATTGGCGTATGCCAAAACTCACTGGTATCGACCTATGCGTTGCATTGAAGCAGCAAAAGCAGCAGCCTTATGTTCTATTGCTGACAGGTAATAGTCAGGACGACGATCTTGTGTTTGCAATGTCGTCTGGCGCAGATGACTACTTAAGTAAACCTTTCGCACCTAAGGTGTTGCAAATACGCGTCATTGCAGCTTTGAGGATAATTGTGTCGCAGCGCAGCTTGCAACTGCAGCAACGTCAGTTACAACACACACTCAACCTCAATCAAACTCAATTACAGAGTAAACAGTTAGAACTTCAGCAAGCAGCACAACTGCAACAATCACTGCTACCTGAGCACAGTTTCAAACATAATAATTGGCAAGCTCATCACTGCTTTATGGCAGCAAATGAACTTGCCGGAGACATGATGCAGTGCATTGCTATCGATGAGCAGCACCTTGGCTTTTTTATTGTTGATATCACTGGTCATGGCGCAGGGCCTGCAATGCTAAGTTTTACTCTGACCCAACAACTAAGTCCAAATCAAGTTGATTGGCAGAAAACGCCAGCAGAGCTAATGCGCCACCTCAACCAACGTTTTGTGGACCCAGCCGAACAAGGCACCTTTGCCACAGTACTGATTGGCAAGCTCAACACCCTTACCGGTGAGCTGCAGCTAAGCAATGCAGGCCATCCTCGACCTATGCTAATCACGCCTCATGGAACCGAAGAAATTAACATGCCATCTCATTTACCTATTGGCATTTGTGACAGCACCGAATACCGCAACTGGACCGGACAAATCAATGTGCAGGATAAGCTAATGATATTTTCAGACGGAGCTTACGAAGTACAGCATCAACGCCACGGCATGTTTGGCTTACAAAGATTAATTAAGCTATGCCAGGCTGCGGCAGCCGAAGCACCGGAGCAACTGTTGTCGCAACTTCGATATTACTGGAAGCTTTGGCAACAAGGTGAGCAGCAAGATGATATTTCCGTGCTGCTGCTTAGTCCCCTAGTAAAATCTGCTAGCTCTGAGCCTAAGCAGCATCCACATAGAACTGAGTCAAACGCAGAAAATCAAGCATTGCAGCAAATACCTGCAAAGCAAATTACGACAAAAGAACAACCGTTAAAAAAGCTACAGAACGCTAGTTAA
- a CDS encoding PAS domain S-box protein: MSFRLKTIVGIAIIEGILLLMLVYTSIDYLEQSNQDELQKRASHIANIFSLAVKDAVQNDDQTRLTVLSETLSHQSEINHINIYHNDVLLVGMGKGMAAPIWGQATHTIDTSSSALLNITNPIVFDGQAIATIEVGFDRSEFDSFLAKASRQFLSIAGLEMILVALFSWLLGMYLTKNLTLLKQASKRILNGESGVQIPVVGTDELAQTAKAFNQMVENIDARNQALESANVRLNTILASAIDGFVIIDVSGIITDANPAVAQMFGYQHDELIGENVAILTPMAGRHLHDGFIKRFLDTGEKRVVDTRRELVAEAKSGQEFPIELSVSRMEIDGETFFLGFVKDLSEIKTNEAEAARSESILLATLEASQDALISIDITGRVQEFNLAAVELFGYRREEALGEMLEDLIIPSGFRDPHRKGMEHHRRTGEGPVLNKRIEVPAVNKSGKEFPVELRVIPIQLGDELLFTAFLRNISEQKSREEELKQAKEQAEAGSKAKSRFLATMSHEIRSPLNAVLGSVELLLDSPLRSEQRIYTNTAKEAGDALLNTINDILDFSKIEAGQMVLESHEFEPDKLVAQVLQILATKAADKGVHLASFINRNVPQSLVGDPQRLRQVIHNLVDNAIKFSTSGCITVEVWIPNNHQARVELCCRVTDQGIGISGDAQQKLFQEFSQVHDTHSTSYKGTGLGLAICAELVRMMGGDIEVSSEPGKGSSFNLYVTLDESSDSQTHHVHLPEHSRVLLVHPDPTLCKMVKKQYIQYGVSTIYVTDIKDVFKISKVKGRFDLLLLDDSNLTEMDDKSIQMLTNDYVFDSGLLAVLSDGVNPELSSVLAQMGIEQVVNKPLSRSMLLSLISGATSQTSITTEAKSELSLPQGLTILLAEDSPANQMVAGAMLDKYGADIEYANNGAIALEMALSKDYDLILMDIRMPEMDGLEATRRILAQKPQQLILAMTANVFKEEIEACMAVGMKDFIGKPVTRHDLISSVARWANVKPVQAAMTTAMSLDINAANEQSDENIEQKESTSLLTGNASDAFQTTESMGRQLALRGTYPTQKALQLMLKARK; this comes from the coding sequence TTGTCCTTTAGATTAAAAACCATAGTTGGAATTGCCATTATTGAGGGGATATTACTGTTAATGTTGGTGTATACCAGCATCGACTACCTTGAGCAGTCCAACCAGGATGAGCTACAAAAACGCGCCAGTCATATCGCGAATATATTCTCACTCGCGGTAAAAGATGCCGTGCAAAATGATGACCAAACGCGTTTGACGGTGTTATCTGAAACGCTTAGTCACCAAAGCGAAATTAACCATATCAATATCTACCACAATGACGTTTTACTTGTTGGTATGGGTAAGGGCATGGCCGCTCCAATCTGGGGGCAAGCGACCCATACTATCGACACCTCATCTAGCGCGCTTCTAAACATTACTAATCCGATTGTGTTTGATGGGCAAGCTATCGCGACAATTGAAGTGGGGTTCGATCGCAGTGAGTTCGACTCATTTTTAGCCAAAGCATCGCGTCAGTTTTTGTCTATAGCCGGCCTCGAAATGATACTCGTGGCGTTGTTTTCTTGGCTGTTGGGTATGTATCTCACCAAAAACCTTACTTTGTTAAAGCAGGCATCAAAGCGAATTTTAAATGGTGAATCTGGGGTGCAAATTCCGGTGGTTGGCACTGATGAATTAGCACAAACAGCCAAGGCATTTAACCAGATGGTAGAAAATATAGATGCCCGCAACCAAGCGTTAGAATCTGCTAATGTGCGCCTGAATACCATACTAGCATCAGCGATTGATGGCTTTGTGATCATTGATGTTAGCGGCATTATCACCGATGCAAACCCTGCCGTTGCGCAGATGTTTGGCTATCAACATGATGAATTAATTGGTGAGAATGTTGCTATTTTAACGCCGATGGCGGGCAGACATTTACATGATGGTTTTATTAAACGCTTTTTGGATACTGGCGAAAAGCGTGTTGTTGATACGCGCCGAGAGCTAGTTGCTGAAGCCAAATCTGGGCAAGAATTTCCAATTGAATTATCGGTTTCTCGCATGGAGATAGACGGCGAGACCTTCTTCCTTGGCTTTGTAAAAGACTTATCTGAGATTAAAACTAACGAGGCAGAAGCCGCGCGCTCTGAGTCGATTTTGCTGGCTACCCTTGAAGCTAGCCAGGATGCGCTTATCTCGATTGATATCACTGGGCGGGTGCAAGAGTTTAACCTTGCAGCCGTTGAGTTATTTGGCTACCGCCGCGAAGAAGCGCTTGGTGAGATGTTAGAAGATTTAATCATTCCATCCGGGTTTCGTGACCCTCACCGTAAGGGGATGGAGCACCATCGCCGCACTGGTGAAGGCCCGGTGCTTAATAAGCGAATTGAAGTGCCAGCGGTGAATAAAAGTGGTAAGGAGTTTCCAGTTGAGCTTAGGGTTATTCCAATTCAACTGGGTGATGAGCTTTTGTTTACCGCATTTTTGCGCAATATTTCCGAGCAAAAATCTCGAGAGGAAGAGCTTAAGCAAGCCAAAGAGCAAGCCGAAGCGGGCAGTAAAGCTAAGTCTCGCTTTTTAGCCACCATGAGCCATGAAATCCGCTCGCCGCTTAATGCTGTGCTGGGCAGTGTTGAGCTGCTGCTTGACTCGCCGTTGCGTTCTGAGCAACGAATATACACCAATACAGCCAAAGAAGCCGGTGATGCGCTACTCAATACAATTAACGATATTCTCGATTTTTCTAAAATTGAGGCTGGGCAAATGGTACTTGAATCTCACGAATTTGAGCCCGATAAGCTGGTGGCACAGGTGCTGCAAATTTTGGCGACTAAAGCGGCTGATAAAGGCGTACATTTAGCCAGCTTTATTAATCGCAATGTGCCGCAATCTTTGGTAGGCGATCCGCAGCGACTTAGGCAGGTGATCCATAACCTTGTGGACAATGCGATTAAGTTCTCGACTTCGGGCTGCATCACAGTCGAAGTGTGGATCCCCAATAACCACCAAGCGAGAGTGGAGCTGTGTTGCCGCGTGACCGATCAGGGTATTGGGATCAGTGGCGATGCTCAGCAAAAGCTGTTTCAAGAGTTTTCGCAAGTCCATGATACCCACAGTACAAGCTACAAGGGTACGGGGTTAGGACTGGCTATTTGCGCTGAGTTAGTACGCATGATGGGTGGTGATATAGAGGTCAGCAGTGAACCTGGCAAGGGCAGTAGCTTTAACTTGTATGTGACCCTAGATGAAAGTAGCGACAGCCAAACTCATCATGTGCATTTGCCTGAGCACAGTCGCGTGCTGTTAGTTCATCCAGACCCAACCCTTTGTAAGATGGTCAAGAAACAGTACATTCAGTATGGTGTAAGTACTATTTATGTTACTGATATTAAAGATGTATTTAAAATATCAAAAGTTAAAGGGCGTTTTGACCTATTACTTCTTGATGATTCAAATCTGACTGAAATGGATGATAAATCTATTCAAATGCTGACCAATGACTATGTCTTTGATAGCGGTTTACTTGCTGTGTTGAGTGATGGTGTCAATCCAGAGTTATCTTCAGTTTTAGCTCAAATGGGCATTGAGCAAGTGGTGAATAAACCACTCAGTCGCTCTATGTTGCTCAGTTTAATCAGCGGCGCGACTTCGCAAACCAGTATTACCACTGAAGCCAAGTCGGAGCTAAGTCTACCTCAGGGCTTGACCATATTGCTTGCAGAAGATAGCCCAGCAAATCAGATGGTTGCAGGCGCCATGTTAGATAAATACGGCGCAGATATTGAGTATGCTAATAATGGTGCAATAGCGTTGGAAATGGCGCTTAGTAAAGATTACGACCTTATTTTAATGGATATTCGTATGCCAGAAATGGACGGTCTTGAAGCTACTCGGCGTATTCTTGCACAAAAGCCGCAGCAACTTATTTTGGCTATGACGGCCAACGTTTTTAAAGAAGAAATTGAAGCTTGCATGGCTGTAGGGATGAAAGACTTCATTGGTAAACCCGTCACTCGTCATGACTTGATTTCCAGCGTGGCTCGCTGGGCTAATGTAAAGCCAGTGCAAGCGGCGATGACGACCGCAATGTCTCTTGATATCAATGCTGCTAATGAGCAATCTGATGAGAATATAGAGCAAAAAGAATCAACTTCATTGCTAACGGGTAATGCATCAGATGCTTTTCAAACTACAGAAAGCATGGGGAGACAGTTAGCTCTGAGGGGGACTTACCCAACTCAGAAGGCTCTTCAGTTGATGCTGAAAGCTCGCAAGTAG
- a CDS encoding Hpt domain-containing protein codes for MDETQMRANTLSEFASVSLNDEDFEQIETQAHTIKSSAGSFGAKALSASAKVLEQQARDKQVSKDAIDECVHLATMSIKALKLRLNE; via the coding sequence ATGGATGAGACACAAATGCGTGCAAACACCTTAAGTGAGTTTGCCAGTGTTAGCTTGAATGATGAAGATTTTGAGCAAATTGAAACGCAGGCCCACACTATTAAATCAAGCGCAGGTAGTTTTGGAGCCAAAGCCTTATCGGCATCAGCGAAAGTACTTGAGCAGCAAGCCAGAGATAAACAGGTAAGCAAGGATGCCATTGATGAATGTGTGCATCTCGCAACAATGAGTATTAAAGCGCTTAAGCTCCGACTCAACGAATAA
- a CDS encoding sigma-54-dependent transcriptional regulator has product MAEFSVILVEDSMSLGALYSEFLCSEGGDVKLVQLGEEALKEINRQPPDLLVLDIKLPDMSGMDILAQVQQTHPDITVIMITAHGSIDIAVDAMRAGAFDFLVKPFDGKRLSITVRNALKQRRLLKLVGDYEKSLPKANYQGFIGESLAMQTVYKTIDCVADSKASVFIVGESGTGKEVCAEAIHKAGKRAEKPFIALNCASIPKDLIESQIFGHTKGAFTGAVNQRDGAATQADGGTLFLDEICEMELELQSKLLRFIQTGVFRRVGGTKDEKVDVRFISATNKDPWQQVQQGEFREDLYYRLHVIPVELPPLKERGKDVLLIAKKLLRQYATEESKPFKGFSKQVQTALCQYPWPGNVRQLQNVIRQIVVLNDAPEVEFEMLPQQVKTQLSQTAKPVSNASETVQVSTQLAHANPVEPFADQAQLEVGSEYQNTPEQAMPNQQVSSITNEQIEALWKTEKRTIEHAIAMCDGNIPKAAALLDISPSTIYRKKQSWDEMEAAES; this is encoded by the coding sequence ATGGCAGAATTTAGCGTAATTTTAGTTGAAGACAGTATGTCATTAGGGGCGCTATACAGTGAGTTTTTGTGCAGTGAAGGTGGTGATGTCAAGCTAGTCCAGCTAGGTGAAGAGGCGCTTAAAGAAATTAATCGGCAACCACCGGACTTACTGGTGTTAGACATTAAACTGCCAGATATGTCAGGAATGGATATTCTTGCCCAAGTGCAGCAAACCCATCCCGATATCACAGTGATTATGATCACCGCCCATGGCTCGATAGATATAGCCGTTGATGCCATGCGAGCTGGCGCTTTTGACTTTTTAGTTAAACCGTTTGATGGCAAACGATTGTCAATTACCGTGCGCAATGCACTGAAACAAAGACGCTTGTTGAAGCTAGTTGGCGATTATGAAAAAAGCTTACCTAAAGCTAACTATCAAGGCTTTATAGGTGAGTCTCTTGCGATGCAAACTGTATATAAAACAATTGACTGTGTTGCTGATAGTAAGGCATCAGTGTTCATTGTCGGCGAAAGTGGTACAGGTAAGGAAGTATGCGCAGAAGCGATTCATAAAGCAGGTAAACGCGCAGAAAAACCTTTTATCGCGCTAAATTGTGCCTCCATTCCTAAAGACTTAATCGAAAGTCAAATATTCGGTCATACCAAAGGTGCATTTACTGGCGCGGTTAATCAGCGTGATGGCGCAGCAACCCAGGCCGATGGTGGCACCTTGTTCCTTGATGAAATTTGCGAAATGGAGCTTGAGCTTCAAAGTAAATTATTGCGTTTTATTCAAACCGGCGTGTTTCGTCGTGTGGGTGGAACTAAAGATGAAAAAGTAGACGTACGCTTTATTAGTGCTACTAACAAAGATCCTTGGCAGCAGGTGCAACAAGGCGAGTTTAGGGAAGATTTATATTATCGCTTGCATGTTATCCCAGTAGAACTGCCACCGCTAAAAGAGCGCGGAAAAGATGTGCTGTTGATTGCTAAAAAATTGCTGCGCCAATATGCGACGGAAGAGAGCAAGCCGTTTAAAGGATTCAGTAAACAGGTGCAAACGGCACTGTGTCAGTACCCATGGCCTGGCAATGTCAGGCAACTACAAAATGTGATCAGGCAGATTGTGGTGTTAAATGATGCTCCTGAGGTCGAATTTGAAATGCTGCCACAGCAGGTCAAAACTCAACTAAGTCAAACGGCTAAACCTGTTTCGAATGCAAGTGAGACAGTGCAAGTTAGTACGCAGCTGGCCCATGCTAACCCTGTCGAGCCGTTTGCTGACCAAGCTCAGCTAGAGGTTGGAAGTGAGTATCAAAATACGCCTGAGCAAGCAATGCCAAATCAACAAGTTTCATCCATTACTAATGAGCAGATTGAGGCATTGTGGAAAACTGAGAAACGTACGATTGAGCATGCCATTGCCATGTGCGATGGCAATATTCCAAAAGCAGCAGCGTTATTGGATATCAGCCCATCAACGATTTATCGTAAAAAGCAGTCATGGGATGAAATGGAAGCTGCTGAGTCTTAA
- a CDS encoding LysE family translocator, whose product MQAHHYLNLFIAIITLAVIPGPCVLAIVSRAMSHGFGAAALMTLGVALADVVFILLAVLGLSALASMLGSAFVVIQYCSAAYLIYLGVGLIYASLKMQHGVASIKRKQECQHQRDEDKPSTSSVKANKPTTHLLTGLAIAMSNPKAIVFYVSFFPAFVPVTQLGYMDILGLMLLSIAGFGGTNLCYAALGASAQKLLTSAKAVKIMQLVSGIIMLCAGFAISFVISQTAL is encoded by the coding sequence ATGCAAGCCCATCACTACCTAAACTTATTTATCGCCATAATTACGCTAGCTGTCATTCCCGGCCCTTGCGTGCTCGCCATTGTATCTCGAGCAATGAGTCACGGCTTTGGTGCGGCTGCGTTAATGACGCTGGGCGTGGCGCTGGCTGATGTGGTATTTATTTTACTCGCCGTACTGGGGCTTAGCGCACTGGCAAGCATGTTGGGCAGTGCCTTTGTTGTGATTCAATATTGCAGCGCTGCTTATCTGATTTATCTAGGCGTAGGTTTAATATATGCCTCATTAAAAATGCAGCATGGAGTTGCAAGTATCAAACGCAAACAAGAGTGCCAACACCAGCGAGATGAAGATAAACCATCAACAAGCTCTGTAAAGGCAAATAAGCCTACAACTCACCTGCTAACTGGGCTCGCGATAGCCATGAGCAACCCTAAAGCAATAGTGTTCTATGTCAGTTTTTTCCCTGCATTTGTGCCAGTAACACAACTTGGCTATATGGACATTTTGGGGTTAATGCTGCTATCTATTGCTGGTTTTGGTGGTACCAACCTTTGTTACGCAGCTTTAGGAGCCAGCGCACAAAAGCTGCTAACATCAGCCAAAGCGGTAAAAATAATGCAGCTTGTATCGGGAATAATTATGCTCTGTGCAGGCTTTGCCATCAGCTTTGTTATAAGTCAAACAGCTCTCTAA
- a CDS encoding tRNA-uridine aminocarboxypropyltransferase: MFEIILLTHSRELMRPSNTGKLVAEVYCDCLVVEWQRKEPDQNLLARLQTGKYALVYKDDRASSSEEHSAENGAEPSEVSRSIQPITESVAASSVSWQEFAGVVIIDSTWQEARKIYNKSPYLHSLAHVYIASETESSYQLRRNQVDGGLCTAECAAHLLAIVGQQQSSDNILAKLAKMQQAPNA, encoded by the coding sequence ATGTTTGAAATTATCTTGCTGACTCACTCAAGGGAGTTAATGCGCCCAAGCAATACCGGAAAATTGGTCGCAGAAGTGTATTGCGATTGCTTGGTCGTTGAGTGGCAGCGCAAAGAGCCTGATCAAAATTTATTGGCTCGCTTGCAAACTGGCAAGTATGCACTGGTATATAAGGATGATAGAGCTAGTTCAAGTGAAGAGCATAGTGCAGAAAATGGTGCTGAGCCTAGTGAGGTTAGTCGCTCGATTCAGCCGATTACAGAATCTGTTGCTGCAAGTTCAGTATCATGGCAAGAATTTGCAGGCGTGGTGATTATTGACAGTACCTGGCAAGAAGCGAGAAAAATCTACAATAAAAGCCCTTATTTACACTCTTTAGCTCACGTATATATCGCGAGCGAAACTGAGTCGTCATATCAGCTTAGGCGCAATCAGGTTGACGGCGGTTTGTGCACTGCTGAGTGCGCCGCGCACTTGCTGGCTATCGTTGGTCAGCAACAATCGTCAGATAACATACTGGCTAAACTTGCCAAGATGCAGCAAGCTCCTAACGCTTAG
- a CDS encoding LytTR family DNA-binding domain-containing protein has product MLMLLEKSNNPYKDIIQSGLFVAAITLLILFVFQPFGTFEADISYKYLKLFGYGAVTFCAIVLAGLLELMLLNPQTFTQLEKYKRHRFWIVPLLYVTCAAIFNHGYFAVSVLGAWHWQNQLLFFLYVGAVAIFPVAFLVVNNSKNKVGNREHSHLDYSSLDHSKHQRTNQQLDAGSMSIDDVQPENLDESTHPVSDLAKQAHSKSVSSDLIALVGDNKAERLEISASQLVYIKAAENYCEVVYLLQYDENPELQVSEKKAASQQSVLLRTSLTKLLEQTPADVKVMRCHRSYAVNVEQVTAYSGNAAGLSLQTDACDLSVPVSRRYVNDIKAALSVSP; this is encoded by the coding sequence ATGTTGATGTTATTAGAAAAGAGCAACAACCCTTATAAGGACATTATTCAAAGTGGCTTGTTCGTAGCCGCTATCACTTTGCTGATTTTGTTCGTATTTCAGCCCTTCGGGACTTTTGAGGCAGATATCTCCTATAAGTACTTGAAGCTATTTGGTTATGGCGCAGTAACGTTTTGCGCCATAGTGTTGGCTGGGCTGCTAGAACTGATGTTGCTTAATCCTCAAACGTTTACTCAATTGGAGAAGTATAAGCGCCATCGTTTCTGGATTGTGCCTTTATTGTACGTTACGTGCGCGGCAATATTTAATCACGGGTATTTTGCCGTTTCTGTGCTTGGTGCCTGGCATTGGCAAAATCAGCTATTGTTTTTTTTGTATGTTGGAGCGGTCGCGATTTTCCCAGTCGCGTTTTTGGTAGTCAACAACAGTAAGAATAAGGTCGGTAATCGTGAGCACAGTCACCTAGATTACAGTAGTCTTGATCACAGTAAGCATCAGCGAACTAATCAACAGCTTGACGCAGGCTCAATGAGTATTGACGATGTCCAGCCTGAGAACCTCGATGAGTCAACCCATCCCGTTTCTGATTTAGCTAAGCAGGCCCATAGTAAGTCTGTGTCAAGCGATCTAATCGCCCTCGTTGGCGATAATAAAGCCGAGCGACTAGAAATCAGTGCATCTCAACTTGTTTATATCAAAGCAGCTGAAAATTATTGTGAGGTAGTTTATTTACTGCAATATGACGAGAATCCCGAACTCCAGGTTAGTGAGAAAAAAGCCGCATCGCAACAAAGTGTATTACTGAGAACCTCGTTGACCAAACTACTCGAGCAAACTCCGGCAGATGTTAAAGTGATGCGCTGTCATCGCTCTTATGCAGTTAATGTTGAACAAGTGACTGCATATTCAGGTAACGCTGCAGGTTTATCATTGCAGACAGATGCATGTGATTTATCGGTTCCAGTCTCTCGGCGTTATGTTAATGACATTAAAGCGGCATTGTCAGTCAGCCCTTGA
- a CDS encoding CPBP family intramembrane glutamic endopeptidase has protein sequence MTRNTKALLFILVFALCHFFMKQLWGENWSEYLLNIDGQTNLLRKPIILTFIYGPMLLCAYWMFKRAGWLEILGLKPRGVLNYGLAAIVCCLPMFAGYWYLSHEINSSFVDFMIGSVYAGFFEEVIFRAALFGVLFRYCGLGFVPAALVSASVFGLAHIYQGNDAISALLAFAITAVGGTWFAWLYCECNYRIWFPMWMHLFMNAAYNFFVMSGGAVGQLDANLYRAMAIIMSLIYVGWLIRKGKPREITTRNLWVNKAYLRCDATTSPKPSSCQSSHLLKM, from the coding sequence ATGACAAGAAATACAAAAGCACTTCTGTTCATTTTGGTATTCGCACTGTGCCACTTTTTCATGAAGCAACTATGGGGAGAAAATTGGTCTGAATATCTGCTGAATATTGATGGCCAAACAAACCTCTTACGTAAACCCATAATCCTTACCTTTATTTATGGGCCTATGTTGTTATGTGCTTACTGGATGTTTAAGCGTGCAGGTTGGCTTGAGATATTAGGCCTTAAACCTCGCGGGGTGCTAAATTATGGCCTGGCCGCTATCGTTTGTTGTTTGCCTATGTTTGCCGGATACTGGTACCTCAGCCACGAGATTAACTCGTCATTTGTCGATTTTATGATTGGCTCGGTGTATGCGGGCTTTTTTGAAGAAGTGATATTTCGCGCAGCGTTATTTGGTGTGCTATTTCGCTATTGTGGCCTCGGGTTTGTGCCAGCGGCATTGGTCAGCGCCAGCGTATTTGGTTTAGCGCATATTTATCAAGGTAACGATGCAATATCAGCATTATTGGCCTTCGCCATTACTGCTGTCGGAGGAACTTGGTTTGCGTGGCTATATTGTGAGTGTAATTATCGAATTTGGTTTCCGATGTGGATGCACCTCTTTATGAATGCAGCGTACAACTTCTTTGTAATGTCAGGTGGTGCGGTAGGGCAGTTAGATGCAAACCTGTATCGCGCAATGGCGATTATCATGAGCTTAATTTATGTTGGCTGGCTTATTCGCAAAGGCAAACCGCGTGAAATAACAACAAGAAATCTTTGGGTTAACAAAGCTTATTTACGCTGTGACGCTACCACCTCACCAAAACCTTCCAGTTGTCAGTCATCTCATTTACTTAAAATGTAA
- a CDS encoding DUF6445 family protein, whose amino-acid sequence MQAVENRVIEVKPFKPMLKLIGHSRTPVIIIDDFCHDLSLLQQIAADAPFAPDSHTFYPGLRAPLPKDYSIEVINYLFQMVYDVYRIPHSLRLTPQNLVFSLLTKTADQLAPAQCMPHFDTPSPYYFAILHYLNDSSHGATGFFRHKSTGLERIDQQNMQHYFNQLDKENAQQAQRNDCEPTPAYCTNSNHSFELYDQIEYKQNRIAIYPGNLLHSTLVDPQTDIDANPETGRLTANLFLHFK is encoded by the coding sequence GTGCAAGCTGTCGAAAATAGGGTTATTGAAGTAAAACCATTTAAACCTATGCTAAAGCTGATTGGCCACAGCCGCACGCCTGTGATCATCATTGACGATTTTTGCCATGACTTAAGTTTGCTGCAACAAATAGCCGCAGATGCTCCGTTTGCACCCGACTCACATACTTTTTACCCAGGGCTGCGAGCACCGCTACCCAAAGATTACAGTATTGAAGTCATCAACTACCTGTTCCAAATGGTGTATGACGTTTATCGAATTCCGCACTCATTGCGCCTAACGCCGCAAAACCTGGTGTTTTCATTGCTGACTAAAACAGCAGACCAGCTGGCTCCAGCCCAGTGTATGCCGCACTTTGACACACCAAGCCCTTATTACTTTGCCATTTTGCATTACCTAAACGACAGCTCACACGGCGCGACAGGTTTTTTCCGTCATAAATCAACAGGTTTAGAGCGAATCGACCAGCAGAATATGCAGCATTACTTTAACCAGTTAGACAAAGAAAATGCGCAGCAAGCCCAGCGCAATGATTGCGAGCCAACCCCAGCCTACTGCACTAACAGCAATCACAGCTTTGAGCTCTACGATCAAATCGAGTACAAGCAAAACCGCATTGCCATCTATCCCGGCAATTTGCTGCACTCAACATTGGTAGACCCACAAACAGACATTGATGCCAACCCTGAAACGGGCAGACTCACTGCTAATTTGTTCTTACATTTTAAGTAA